The DNA segment CTCGGCAGGTAAGCCGTTTGATGAATTGGTTCCGGAAATGAAAGGGGTGGTTTCGCCCGATCTGATGGTCAGCCACATTGATTCTCTGACTGCCGAAGCCGATGTGTACTTTCTGGCCCTTCCGCATGGTGAGGCGGCAAAACTGGCACCCAAACTGGTTGAAGCGGGCAAAGTGGTGATCGATCTGAGTGGTGATTTCCGTCTGGATGAAGCATCTGCCTATGACAGCTGGTATCATTTTACCCATCCATCCCCTGAATTGCTGGCCTCAAAATCGTATGCGCTTGCCGACTGGGAAGGCCCATCCGGGTCGGCCCTGATATCGAATCCGGGTTGTTATCCGACGGCAACTCTGCTTTCTGTATTGCCGATTGTAAAAGCAGCCGGAGCTTCGGTGATTTCCGTTGCCACATCGGCAGGATCCGGGACCAGCGGGGCAGGGAAATCGGCCAATCCCGATCTGTTGCTTTCAGAGATGGATGGAAATGTGAGGGCTTACAACGTTCATCAGCATCGTCATGAACCAGAAATTGCTCAGCAGATGAAAAAGGCTGGATATGACGGACTTTTTTCATTTACCGTTCATCTTCTTCCATTGGCGGTTGGCATGTATGCAACCACATCGGTTTTTATGAACCGTTCTTTTTCGAAACAGGAAGTGGATGGCTGGTTTCAGGAGGCTTACCAGAATAAACCCTTTATCCGGCTGCGGTCGGTTCCTCCTCAGATCAGTTGGGTGAACGGAACCAATTTCGCCGATATCCACGTGTCGGTCCGGAACCAATCCATTCTGATTTTCACGGCCATCGACAATCTGGTAAAAGGTGCCAGCGGACAGGCTGTACAAAACATGAATCTTCATTTTGGCTGGGAACCTTTTCTTGGCCTGCAATCAACAGGAAAACAACATGTATCAGTTTATTGAAAACGGAACCATCACCTCGGTCCCCGGAATCCAGGCTGCCGGTATTTTCTCCGGAATCAAAAAGAAAAAAAAGGATCTGGCTCTGATTCTGTCCTTGTCACCGGCAACTGTGGCCGGCACATTTACATTGAACAAGGTCAAAGCAGCCCCGTTGCTGATTTCACAATCGGTGGTCAGGGCAGGCGGTAAGATTAAGGCCATTCTGGTTAACAGCGGCAATGCCAATGCCTGTACCGGTGAACCCGGGATGCAGGATGCGCTGACCTGCCAGCAATGGGTGGCCGATGCGTTGGGAATTTCCACCAGAGAAGTGCTGATCAGCTCGACCGGGGTAATCGGTCAGCGCTTGCCGATGCCGGTCGTGGAAGCGGGAATCAAGGCCATTGTCCCTCAGGTCAATCCGGATGGCGGATTGGATGCAGCCGAAGCCATTCTGACCACCGACACGCGGATCAAATCGTATGCAGTGGAAGTTCAGCTCAGCCATGGAACCGTGACCATCGGCGGTATTGCCAAGGGATCGGGAATGATCATGCCGAATATGGCAACCATGCTGGGATTTCTGGCCACCGATGCAGCCATTCCTTCACCGGTCCTGCAGGGTCTTCTGACCTATGCCGTGAGTCATTCTTTCAATAAGATCACGGTGGATGGCGATACAAGCACCAATGACATGGTTACGCTCATGGCAAACGGGACTTCCGGAATGGCCATTCTGGAAGGAACCGAGGACTATCAAACCTTCCGTAACGCCCTTCATGCCATTTGTCTGGAAATGGCCAAGGCCATCATTGTGGATGGCGAAGGGGCCACCAAACTGGTGGAAGTTCAGGTTCATGGTGCTGCCACCGAGGCAGATGCCGATAAAATTGCACGGGCCATTGCCAACTCACCGCTGGTCAAGACAGCCATTCACGGTGAAGATGCCAATTGGGGACGGATTATCTCTGCAGCCGGTTATTCCGGTGCCGATTTCGATCCGGCCGAGGTCTCTATTCATTTCGATGATCTGGCTGTTTTTCTGCCGGGTTATCAGATCGTACTCGACGAGGAGGAAGCATTGAAGCGACTCTCCAAATCAGAACTGCGCCTGACCATCCGTGTGGGCTCAGGACCCGGCTCTACAACCTGGTATACCTGCGATCTGTCTGCCGACTACATCCGTATCAATGCGGATTACCGGAGTTAAATCATAAGGAAGAATTCAGAATTCAGAATCCAGAATTCAGAAGACCGCAGGCAGAATCAATAAATGAAGGCTAAATATAACAATTTTCAAGACCTTATCATGTGGCAAAAGGCCCATGAATTTGTTCTTGAAGTGTATAAGACAACTTCAAAATTTCCTCAATCTGAGCAGTATGGGTTGACGAGTCAATTTCGCCGTGCGGCCGTTTCTGTAGCAGCAAATATTGCAGAAGGTTATAAGCGGAAGACAAAAATTGATAAAGGGAGGTTCTATCTGCTTTCGCAGAGTTCGCTAGAAGAATGCAGGTATTACATCATTTTATCGAGGGATTTGGGATACCATGCTAATGAGAGTCTTCAGCCGATACTGGAAAATGTCAGTATGCTGATAGAATCCTATAACCACAAACTTTTAGAATCAGGCAACTGATCATGCATTCAACCGACGTTATTCAACATCTTCTGAATTCCGAATTCTGAATTCTGACTTCCTGAACTTATGGTATTAATTAAACTTTCCGGAAAAACCATCGACGAGTTTATCAGCCAGCCGGCATGGGTCGATCATCTTCATTGGTTGAAATCGCAGGGTCATCCTGTCATTCTGGTGCATGGGGCAGGAACACTCATCACCGAATGGTCGAAGGCGCTGGGTCTTGAGTCGACTTTTATTAACGGTCTGAGGGTGACCGATGATGCCATGATGGATGTGGTGGCCGCCGTTCAGAGCGGATTGATCAACGGACGGCTGGTTGCAGCCCTGAATCATGCCGGAATCAAGGCTGTCGGGCTCACCGGCGCCGACCATGGGCTGGC comes from the Bacteroidota bacterium genome and includes:
- a CDS encoding four helix bundle protein encodes the protein MKAKYNNFQDLIMWQKAHEFVLEVYKTTSKFPQSEQYGLTSQFRRAAVSVAANIAEGYKRKTKIDKGRFYLLSQSSLEECRYYIILSRDLGYHANESLQPILENVSMLIESYNHKLLESGN
- a CDS encoding N-acetyl-gamma-glutamyl-phosphate reductase; this encodes MKMIKVAITGCTGYTGKKLVSYLAAHPMVSGMDLYSFTSAGKPFDELVPEMKGVVSPDLMVSHIDSLTAEADVYFLALPHGEAAKLAPKLVEAGKVVIDLSGDFRLDEASAYDSWYHFTHPSPELLASKSYALADWEGPSGSALISNPGCYPTATLLSVLPIVKAAGASVISVATSAGSGTSGAGKSANPDLLLSEMDGNVRAYNVHQHRHEPEIAQQMKKAGYDGLFSFTVHLLPLAVGMYATTSVFMNRSFSKQEVDGWFQEAYQNKPFIRLRSVPPQISWVNGTNFADIHVSVRNQSILIFTAIDNLVKGASGQAVQNMNLHFGWEPFLGLQSTGKQHVSVY
- the argJ gene encoding bifunctional glutamate N-acetyltransferase/amino-acid acetyltransferase ArgJ, whose translation is MYQFIENGTITSVPGIQAAGIFSGIKKKKKDLALILSLSPATVAGTFTLNKVKAAPLLISQSVVRAGGKIKAILVNSGNANACTGEPGMQDALTCQQWVADALGISTREVLISSTGVIGQRLPMPVVEAGIKAIVPQVNPDGGLDAAEAILTTDTRIKSYAVEVQLSHGTVTIGGIAKGSGMIMPNMATMLGFLATDAAIPSPVLQGLLTYAVSHSFNKITVDGDTSTNDMVTLMANGTSGMAILEGTEDYQTFRNALHAICLEMAKAIIVDGEGATKLVEVQVHGAATEADADKIARAIANSPLVKTAIHGEDANWGRIISAAGYSGADFDPAEVSIHFDDLAVFLPGYQIVLDEEEALKRLSKSELRLTIRVGSGPGSTTWYTCDLSADYIRINADYRS